In one Echinicola marina genomic region, the following are encoded:
- a CDS encoding exonuclease domain-containing protein: MIYAIVDIETTGGYGKRHRITEIAAFLHDGEQVLDSYQTLLNPECEIPHYITGLTGIDQQMVEGAPVFREIADELYDFLQGKVFVAHNVNFDYQFIKAEFDRVGREFDLPKLCTVRLSRKIFPGLRSYSLGSICESKSISITDRHRAYGDAEATAELFGMLVDADDQGVIASLLKRNSGEAFLPPNISKEQFMALPEKVGVYYFHDINGKVIYVGKALNIRSRFKGHFSGAVKGKQAMKSEIHSVSCQLTGSEFLALLVEALEIKKHWPKFNRAQKVKGTSWGLYRYQDGAGFERFQVAKISRFTKPLLSFKSHHDAWSYLLEKVAHYNLCPKLCGIQKTAAECYDYKLGKCEGACCGQEDAASYNQRVGDWLQQMKKERARLLIKEKGRGAGEDAAILFEDGVLKAYGFVNREDDVVADTGFLDFLDPVKPVSETTYILEQYLAKNFSSNVIMLDEV; the protein is encoded by the coding sequence ATGATATATGCTATTGTAGATATTGAAACTACCGGGGGCTATGGTAAAAGGCACCGTATTACTGAAATTGCCGCATTTTTACATGATGGAGAGCAGGTGCTGGACAGTTATCAGACCTTGCTCAATCCTGAATGTGAGATTCCGCATTATATTACAGGACTTACAGGAATTGATCAGCAAATGGTCGAGGGAGCCCCTGTGTTTAGAGAGATTGCTGATGAGCTATACGACTTTTTACAGGGGAAAGTCTTTGTTGCCCATAATGTGAACTTTGATTATCAGTTTATTAAAGCAGAGTTTGATCGTGTTGGTAGGGAATTTGACCTGCCGAAATTATGTACGGTAAGACTGAGTAGAAAGATATTTCCGGGCTTAAGGTCTTATAGTTTGGGAAGTATATGTGAGTCCAAGTCCATTTCCATCACAGACCGTCATAGGGCTTATGGAGATGCAGAGGCCACTGCGGAGCTGTTCGGGATGCTCGTGGATGCTGATGATCAGGGGGTAATAGCGTCACTTTTAAAAAGAAATTCCGGTGAAGCCTTTTTGCCTCCCAATATCAGCAAGGAGCAGTTTATGGCATTGCCGGAAAAGGTAGGTGTTTATTATTTTCATGATATTAATGGTAAGGTGATTTATGTAGGGAAAGCGCTTAATATCAGAAGTAGGTTTAAGGGGCATTTTTCTGGGGCAGTCAAAGGGAAACAGGCTATGAAGTCCGAGATTCATAGCGTTAGTTGCCAATTGACGGGGAGCGAATTTCTGGCACTTTTAGTGGAGGCATTGGAAATCAAGAAGCATTGGCCGAAATTCAATAGGGCACAAAAGGTGAAGGGGACATCATGGGGATTGTATCGTTACCAGGATGGAGCGGGGTTTGAGCGTTTTCAAGTCGCTAAGATCAGCCGATTTACCAAGCCACTGTTGAGTTTTAAAAGTCACCATGATGCTTGGTCTTATTTGTTAGAGAAAGTGGCACATTATAACTTGTGTCCAAAGTTGTGCGGTATCCAAAAGACAGCTGCAGAGTGCTATGATTATAAATTAGGGAAATGTGAGGGGGCTTGTTGTGGGCAGGAGGATGCTGCCTCTTATAATCAAAGGGTGGGGGATTGGCTACAGCAGATGAAAAAGGAACGTGCTAGACTATTGATAAAGGAAAAGGGAAGAGGAGCGGGGGAAGATGCCGCTATTTTGTTTGAAGATGGGGTGTTAAAGGCTTATGGTTTTGTGAACAGAGAAGATGATGTGGTGGCAGACACAGGTTTTTTGGACTTTTTAGATCCTGTTAAGCCTGTTTCGGAAACAACCTATATATTGGAGCAATATTTGGCTAAAAACTTTTCTTCTAATGTTATTATGTTAGATGAGGTGTAA
- a CDS encoding patatin-like phospholipase family protein yields MKKVKIISIDGGGVRGVIPALILQALEEKIQLRTKNKHSRLVDFVDFFAGTGSGGVITCALLNPDDKLKAKAKFSTEEVNNFFHEFCLKAYSKSHLHKIQTLGGLLNDKYTDKALNTLFTEQFADNKFSQLIKPCIIAAYDLDHRRAHFFNQHNAMITKAKDFHIKDVARVATATPTYFQAVNIKSELGISYPLIDGAVFANNPGMCAYAETRKMYFENIKNPISKDMYLLSLGTGLPERQYTFHEAKNFAPGQWTKPLLSIVRSGNAETVTHQLKWLFDAEKNKNGFLRINPDLKNASNKFDAASKSNLKALKEAVDDYISKNESLLNEIVQNLVPIEKALE; encoded by the coding sequence ATGAAAAAAGTGAAAATTATTTCTATTGATGGCGGGGGTGTAAGGGGAGTTATACCCGCCTTGATCCTTCAAGCACTAGAGGAAAAAATCCAGCTAAGAACTAAAAACAAACATTCCAGGCTGGTAGATTTTGTTGACTTTTTTGCGGGAACAGGTTCAGGAGGGGTTATCACCTGTGCTTTGTTAAACCCCGATGACAAGCTCAAAGCCAAGGCTAAATTCAGCACAGAAGAAGTGAATAATTTTTTCCATGAGTTTTGTCTTAAGGCCTATTCAAAATCTCACCTCCATAAAATACAAACATTAGGTGGGTTACTTAACGACAAATACACTGATAAAGCACTAAATACTCTTTTTACGGAACAATTTGCTGACAATAAATTTAGCCAATTGATCAAGCCCTGTATTATCGCAGCTTATGATCTTGATCACAGGCGCGCCCATTTTTTCAATCAACATAATGCAATGATCACCAAGGCAAAAGATTTTCATATAAAAGATGTCGCAAGAGTTGCTACTGCTACCCCCACTTATTTCCAAGCAGTCAATATTAAATCCGAACTAGGTATCAGCTATCCCTTGATTGATGGAGCTGTTTTTGCCAATAACCCCGGCATGTGCGCTTATGCAGAAACCCGTAAAATGTACTTTGAAAACATCAAAAATCCCATCAGTAAAGACATGTATTTGTTGTCTTTAGGGACCGGCCTCCCAGAGAGACAATATACCTTTCATGAAGCAAAGAACTTTGCCCCTGGCCAATGGACAAAACCTTTACTTTCTATTGTGAGGTCTGGAAATGCTGAAACAGTCACCCATCAGCTAAAATGGCTCTTTGATGCAGAAAAAAACAAAAATGGATTTCTACGAATTAATCCAGATCTTAAAAATGCTTCCAACAAGTTTGATGCAGCATCCAAATCTAATCTAAAAGCATTAAAAGAGGCTGTCGACGATTATATTTCTAAAAATGAAAGCCTCCTAAATGAAATCGTTCAAAATTTAGTACCCATAGAAAAAGCCCTAGAATAA
- a CDS encoding alkaline phosphatase PhoX has protein sequence MSTGNSNTDRRAFIKQSGMVTMGFMGLFQCIQPSSKNGSSSEKIGYGLLEEDPDKILNLPKGFSYTIISRSGELMDDGLIVPGRPDGMGTFPGKEGKIIIVRNHENSPDDFEEGAFGEHNENYSSKYAGELYENGMGSLPGLGGTTTLVYNPATKKVEKQFLSLGGTVRNCAGGVTPWGSWLTCEESTVRKGDYDGKLEEDHGYVFEVPASEDPMLYTAKPIKEMGRFNHEAVAVDPRTSIVYLTEDRGDGLFYRFIPDVPGELHSGGKLQALAIVGKPSFDTRNWEDLETERMPKNKAFDVEWLDIDDVEAPDDDLRYRGTEQGAACFARGEGIWFGQGELYFACTNGGEISAGQVFKYTPGKNEGKANEISAPGKLELFAEPNDTEILKSCDNVAIAPWGDLLLCEDRSHPFVVGITPEGNFYKLAENIGYESEFAGGVFSPDGKTYFVNIQGAGLTIAIEGPWDQKT, from the coding sequence ATGAGTACTGGCAATAGTAATACCGACAGAAGAGCATTCATCAAACAATCAGGTATGGTGACCATGGGCTTTATGGGCCTGTTTCAATGCATACAACCTTCTTCAAAAAACGGATCTTCGAGTGAGAAGATTGGCTATGGGCTACTAGAAGAGGACCCTGATAAAATTCTGAATTTGCCTAAGGGGTTCAGTTATACCATTATTTCTCGCTCTGGGGAGCTAATGGATGATGGCCTGATTGTACCGGGCAGGCCGGATGGAATGGGGACTTTCCCTGGAAAAGAAGGGAAGATCATTATTGTTAGAAATCATGAAAACAGCCCGGATGATTTTGAGGAAGGGGCTTTTGGAGAGCATAATGAAAATTACTCATCAAAGTATGCAGGAGAATTGTATGAAAATGGAATGGGTAGCCTGCCTGGTTTGGGAGGCACTACTACACTGGTTTATAATCCAGCAACCAAGAAAGTTGAAAAGCAGTTCCTTAGTTTGGGAGGTACAGTCAGGAACTGTGCTGGAGGGGTGACGCCATGGGGTTCTTGGTTGACTTGTGAGGAATCAACCGTCAGGAAAGGAGACTATGATGGTAAGTTGGAGGAAGATCATGGTTATGTCTTCGAGGTCCCTGCATCAGAGGATCCTATGCTCTATACCGCTAAACCAATTAAGGAAATGGGAAGGTTTAATCACGAGGCTGTTGCGGTGGATCCGAGAACAAGTATTGTTTATTTGACAGAGGATCGCGGAGACGGCTTGTTTTATCGATTTATACCTGATGTGCCCGGAGAGCTTCACTCAGGAGGGAAACTACAAGCTTTGGCCATAGTAGGTAAGCCTTCTTTTGATACCCGAAATTGGGAGGACTTAGAGACAGAAAGGATGCCCAAAAATAAGGCTTTTGATGTGGAATGGCTCGATATAGACGATGTAGAGGCACCTGATGATGACTTGAGGTATAGGGGGACAGAACAGGGAGCGGCATGTTTTGCCAGGGGAGAAGGAATTTGGTTTGGACAGGGGGAGCTGTATTTCGCCTGTACCAATGGAGGAGAGATTTCTGCCGGCCAAGTCTTTAAATACACCCCTGGGAAAAATGAAGGTAAAGCTAATGAGATATCAGCACCAGGGAAATTGGAACTGTTCGCTGAGCCTAATGACACAGAGATTCTTAAAAGCTGTGATAATGTAGCAATTGCCCCTTGGGGTGATTTATTATTATGTGAAGACAGGTCACATCCTTTTGTAGTAGGGATTACCCCAGAAGGAAACTTTTATAAGCTGGCTGAGAATATTGGTTATGAAAGTGAATTTGCAGGCGGGGTGTTTTCTCCAGATGGAAAAACCTATTTTGTTAATATACAGGGGGCTGGTTTGACCATTGCCATAGAAGGTCCTTGGGATCAAAAAACTTAA
- a CDS encoding acyl-CoA thioesterase, giving the protein MTALELKIKKAETRIFKAVFPNTINHYDTLFGGTAMHLMDEVAFITATRFSRQKMVTVSSDKIDFTVPIPAGTIIELVGSIIHIGNTSLKIQVDIFIEQMYEEGREKAISGTFTLVAIDEDKKPTPIIKEH; this is encoded by the coding sequence ATGACAGCACTAGAACTAAAGATCAAAAAAGCAGAGACCAGAATCTTCAAAGCAGTTTTCCCCAATACAATCAACCACTATGACACCTTATTCGGAGGTACTGCCATGCATTTAATGGACGAAGTAGCTTTTATCACTGCCACGAGGTTCAGTCGCCAAAAAATGGTTACTGTCAGCAGTGACAAAATAGATTTTACCGTGCCTATCCCTGCTGGTACCATAATTGAACTTGTAGGATCCATCATACATATTGGGAACACCAGTCTCAAAATTCAGGTTGATATTTTTATTGAGCAGATGTATGAAGAAGGAAGGGAAAAGGCGATTAGCGGCACCTTTACCTTAGTAGCCATTGATGAGGATAAAAAACCTACCCCTATCATAAAAGAACATTAA
- a CDS encoding PAS domain-containing protein has translation MISKKDSKNPFIKTPLKCWDIYIQSVFSNKIPGSIEQDKATLEYFKDRFKWDTQWDILEENYDALVLTDLNKHIIWVNQGFKKMTGYSPHFAIGKKPSFLQGECTSTLALKEFKRKLSLDLPFQSKLINYKLDHSTYLCQIHIFPLKNISGNTSHFLALETEI, from the coding sequence ATGATTTCAAAGAAGGATAGCAAAAATCCATTCATTAAGACACCTTTAAAATGTTGGGATATCTATATACAAAGTGTATTCTCCAATAAAATTCCAGGATCGATCGAACAAGACAAAGCCACGCTGGAATACTTTAAAGATCGCTTTAAATGGGACACCCAATGGGATATACTGGAAGAAAATTACGATGCCTTGGTCCTTACCGACCTCAACAAACACATCATTTGGGTAAACCAAGGTTTTAAAAAAATGACCGGATACAGTCCCCATTTTGCCATTGGCAAAAAACCTTCTTTTCTGCAAGGAGAATGCACCTCTACTTTGGCACTTAAAGAATTCAAAAGAAAATTATCCCTCGATCTCCCTTTCCAAAGTAAACTAATCAACTATAAACTTGACCACTCCACCTATCTTTGTCAAATTCACATTTTTCCATTAAAAAATATATCAGGAAACACTTCCCACTTTCTTGCACTAGAAACAGAAATATGA
- the metE gene encoding 5-methyltetrahydropteroyltriglutamate--homocysteine S-methyltransferase, whose translation MLTHNLGYPRIGSRRQLKKACEAYWKEKISLHDLLKAGADIRLQNWKLQQEAGIDMIPSNDFSFYDQVLDMSLTVGAIPERYHDIVTDQKRPELDLYFAMARGYQNNGLDIIAMEMTKWFDTNYHYIVPEFKKDQKFKLFSSKILDEFKEAKRLGIQTKPVIIGPISYLLLGKEKETGFHRISLLQNLLPVYLEILKKLENSGATWVQIDEPYLAMDLSKEEKEAFLSTYKEIKRACPNIKILLASYFGNLGDNLPIASALPVCALHIDLVRAPEQLEEVLQSIPKNMSLSLGLVDGRNIWKNDFEGSLALLEKAQKAKETERLLIGPSCSLLHSPCDLEEESNETALTPEIKNWLAFAKQKVEEISNLRKLAIDQENKANLDILSENKAAIQSKAEAQIIHKAKVKLAVELLSPEHSQRKNIFSERQKLQEENLKLPLFPTTTIGSFPQTKEVRQWRANLKKGVLTQNQYNELIKKETKAAIEWQEAIGLDVLVHGEFERNDMVEYFGEKLEGFVFTQNGWVQSYGSRCVKPPIIYGDVSRPRAMTKYWTSFAQSLTNKNVKGMLTGPVTILQWSFVRNDQARSVTCQQIALAIREEVNDLESAGIKIIQIDEPALREGLPLRLSHWDAYLKWAVDCFRIASSGVKDETQIHTHMCYSEFNDIIQHIAAMDADVITIECSRSQMELLDAFAEFQYPNEIGPGVYDIHSPRIPTEDEMVQLMNKAKAVIKDRQLWVNPDCGLKTRGWEETKEALIRMVKAAQSLRDNATLNTSSFSTKVLNNLG comes from the coding sequence ATGCTAACGCACAATCTTGGCTATCCGCGAATAGGTAGCCGAAGACAACTCAAAAAGGCCTGTGAAGCCTATTGGAAAGAAAAAATTTCACTTCATGATCTTTTAAAGGCTGGAGCTGACATCCGTCTACAAAACTGGAAATTACAGCAGGAAGCTGGAATAGACATGATCCCTTCCAATGACTTCTCCTTTTACGACCAGGTACTGGACATGTCATTAACAGTAGGAGCCATTCCTGAACGATACCATGATATTGTTACAGACCAAAAAAGACCGGAACTGGACCTTTATTTTGCCATGGCCAGAGGCTATCAAAACAATGGTCTGGATATCATCGCCATGGAAATGACCAAATGGTTTGACACCAACTATCACTACATTGTCCCGGAATTTAAAAAAGATCAAAAATTCAAATTATTCTCTTCCAAAATACTGGATGAATTCAAAGAAGCCAAGAGACTGGGCATACAGACCAAACCAGTCATCATTGGTCCTATCTCCTATTTACTTTTAGGAAAGGAAAAGGAGACAGGCTTTCATAGAATTTCCTTGCTGCAAAATCTCCTACCTGTCTATCTGGAAATACTGAAAAAGCTAGAAAATTCAGGTGCTACGTGGGTACAAATAGACGAGCCCTATCTGGCCATGGATCTCTCCAAGGAAGAAAAAGAGGCATTTTTATCGACTTATAAGGAAATAAAAAGAGCCTGCCCAAATATCAAAATCTTGCTTGCCAGCTATTTTGGCAATCTGGGAGATAATCTTCCCATTGCAAGTGCCTTGCCGGTATGCGCATTACATATAGATCTTGTACGAGCTCCTGAGCAATTGGAGGAAGTGCTACAGTCTATCCCGAAAAACATGAGCTTGTCATTAGGCTTGGTAGATGGCAGGAATATTTGGAAAAATGATTTTGAAGGCTCCTTGGCATTGCTCGAAAAAGCCCAAAAGGCCAAAGAGACCGAAAGGCTTTTGATCGGTCCTAGCTGCTCCTTATTACACAGTCCCTGTGATTTGGAGGAAGAATCTAACGAGACCGCTTTGACTCCGGAGATCAAAAACTGGTTAGCTTTTGCAAAACAGAAAGTAGAGGAGATAAGCAACTTAAGAAAGCTTGCGATAGACCAAGAAAACAAAGCCAATTTGGACATCCTTTCGGAAAACAAAGCAGCCATCCAAAGTAAAGCAGAGGCCCAAATCATTCACAAAGCCAAAGTTAAGCTGGCTGTAGAGCTGCTTAGTCCAGAACATAGCCAAAGAAAAAACATATTTAGCGAGCGCCAAAAACTGCAAGAAGAAAACCTAAAGCTACCTTTATTTCCCACGACCACCATTGGTTCCTTTCCACAAACCAAAGAAGTTCGACAATGGCGTGCCAACCTAAAAAAAGGAGTATTGACTCAAAATCAATATAATGAACTTATTAAGAAGGAAACCAAAGCAGCCATCGAGTGGCAGGAAGCTATTGGCTTAGATGTACTGGTGCATGGTGAGTTTGAGAGGAATGATATGGTGGAATATTTCGGTGAAAAACTGGAGGGCTTTGTCTTCACCCAAAATGGATGGGTACAAAGCTATGGATCCAGGTGTGTCAAACCTCCTATCATCTATGGAGATGTTTCAAGACCTCGTGCCATGACCAAATATTGGACATCTTTTGCGCAATCCCTGACCAACAAAAACGTAAAAGGAATGCTAACAGGTCCAGTCACTATCCTTCAATGGTCATTTGTAAGAAACGACCAAGCACGTTCGGTTACATGTCAGCAAATAGCATTGGCTATTCGCGAAGAAGTCAATGACCTGGAAAGTGCAGGAATCAAAATCATTCAAATCGATGAACCTGCTCTTAGAGAAGGCCTTCCGCTTAGACTTTCACATTGGGACGCATACCTAAAGTGGGCTGTAGATTGCTTCCGCATTGCTTCATCCGGTGTAAAAGACGAAACACAGATCCACACCCATATGTGCTATTCTGAATTTAATGATATCATCCAACACATAGCTGCCATGGATGCGGATGTCATCACCATCGAATGCTCCCGTTCTCAAATGGAATTGTTGGATGCTTTTGCTGAATTCCAATATCCAAATGAAATTGGTCCCGGTGTCTACGATATTCACTCCCCAAGAATCCCCACAGAGGATGAAATGGTCCAACTTATGAATAAAGCCAAAGCAGTTATCAAGGACAGACAACTATGGGTAAACCCTGATTGCGGTCTAAAAACCAGAGGTTGGGAGGAAACAAAAGAAGCCCTCATAAGAATGGTAAAAGCAGCTCAATCCTTAAGGGATAATGCCACTTTGAATACCTCAAGTTTTAGTACCAAAGTCCTCAACAACCTGGGCTAG
- a CDS encoding aldo/keto reductase, translating into MTKTKIGLGLASLGRPEYINIRPHQNIDKSAEAFRSKTKSVLDEAYKNGVRYFDTAPSYGRGEEFLLDWHRSRGYKDVVLGTKWGYTYKANWELGYNGPHEVKEHSLSKLREQWKYSKQLLSALKIYQIHSATFDSGVLENKEVQRELMSLKKDYGLIIGLTSSGKAQTEILEAAMRIEVDGEELFDSFQVTFNLLEQSTLSVLKKAKDKGKLLIIKEGMANGRVFPNKHFEHYQDRYQELIAMSKKFQVGIDALALRFCMDLVEPDYVLSGAGNIEQLRENLKAHTFELKGDDLHQLQSMAVDVSDYWEERSQLEWN; encoded by the coding sequence ATGACAAAAACAAAGATCGGATTAGGTTTGGCATCATTGGGAAGACCGGAATATATTAATATTCGTCCCCATCAAAATATAGACAAGTCTGCTGAGGCCTTCAGGTCAAAGACCAAGTCTGTGCTGGATGAGGCCTATAAAAATGGGGTTCGATATTTCGATACAGCTCCTTCATATGGAAGGGGAGAGGAGTTTTTGCTGGATTGGCATCGAAGTAGGGGATATAAAGATGTGGTTTTAGGTACCAAATGGGGGTATACCTATAAGGCCAATTGGGAGTTGGGCTATAATGGTCCGCACGAAGTGAAAGAGCATTCTTTGAGTAAGCTTAGAGAGCAATGGAAATATTCCAAGCAGCTATTGTCGGCATTGAAAATATACCAGATTCATTCGGCTACTTTTGATTCTGGGGTTCTTGAAAATAAGGAAGTACAGCGGGAACTGATGAGTCTAAAAAAGGATTATGGTTTGATAATTGGCTTGACCAGTAGCGGAAAAGCACAGACTGAGATTTTGGAGGCAGCAATGAGGATTGAAGTAGATGGGGAGGAACTTTTTGATAGTTTTCAGGTTACTTTCAACCTGCTAGAGCAAAGCACCCTTTCCGTGCTCAAAAAGGCAAAAGACAAGGGGAAGTTGCTAATCATCAAAGAAGGGATGGCCAATGGAAGAGTATTTCCGAATAAGCATTTTGAACATTATCAGGATAGATATCAGGAATTAATAGCTATGTCCAAGAAGTTTCAAGTAGGGATAGATGCCTTAGCTTTGCGTTTTTGTATGGATTTAGTTGAACCTGATTATGTGCTTAGTGGCGCTGGAAATATAGAACAGTTGAGAGAGAATTTGAAGGCCCATACATTTGAACTTAAAGGTGATGATCTACATCAACTACAATCCATGGCGGTGGATGTTTCGGATTATTGGGAGGAAAGAAGTCAACTTGAGTGGAATTAA
- a CDS encoding site-specific integrase: protein MKVCNTFGIHFIVRKSRSKAGMCQIYVRISLNGSRREISLKKYVKESKWDRNKGKLRGTRRNASETNFFLEEVRGQIYDAYHELANKRRSFHIDDLKNYYLRGGEEEYTLLRLMEYHNLTFANTLSKGSLKNYRTTEKYLKKYFKDWLRVSDVFLSEINYRFLSDFEFFLRKTFPKEGNKGLSNNGIMKHLVRLKKLSSFGERLEWLEKDPFAKYQIKFDKVERGFLDQDELTLIENTDFELPRLKLAKDLFVFSCYTGLSYVDIMNLKQIHFIRGIDGGKWIYTTRQKTGVKVKIPILPFAERIVEKYKQDRRALDRGTVFPYASNQKLNKNLKDIAAACGLNKYLTFHLARHTFATTITLLNGVPIETVSKVLGHTKITTTQIYAKVVESKVGDDMGKLSAILSSKEQEQKDERISNVPH, encoded by the coding sequence ATGAAAGTTTGTAACACATTTGGAATTCACTTTATTGTTAGGAAATCTAGAAGCAAGGCCGGTATGTGCCAAATTTATGTAAGAATTAGTCTCAATGGATCAAGAAGAGAAATTTCCCTTAAAAAGTATGTTAAAGAGAGCAAATGGGACAGAAATAAGGGGAAGTTAAGAGGGACTCGTCGAAATGCCTCTGAAACCAATTTCTTTCTAGAGGAGGTTAGGGGCCAGATTTATGATGCTTATCATGAATTGGCCAATAAGAGGCGGTCATTTCATATTGATGATCTTAAGAACTATTATTTAAGGGGTGGGGAGGAAGAGTATACATTGTTGCGGTTGATGGAATATCATAATCTTACTTTTGCCAATACACTTTCAAAAGGAAGTTTGAAAAATTATAGGACTACGGAAAAATACCTAAAGAAGTATTTTAAAGATTGGCTAAGAGTGTCGGATGTTTTTTTAAGTGAAATAAACTATCGCTTTTTATCCGATTTTGAGTTTTTCCTCAGAAAGACTTTTCCAAAGGAAGGAAATAAAGGGCTGAGCAATAATGGGATCATGAAGCATCTTGTAAGGCTTAAAAAGTTATCCTCATTTGGGGAAAGATTGGAGTGGTTGGAAAAAGATCCTTTCGCTAAGTATCAGATTAAATTTGATAAAGTTGAGAGAGGCTTTTTGGATCAGGATGAACTAACGCTTATTGAAAATACTGATTTTGAACTTCCAAGACTCAAGCTGGCAAAAGACCTTTTTGTATTTAGTTGCTATACGGGATTATCTTATGTGGATATTATGAATTTAAAGCAGATACATTTTATCCGCGGAATAGATGGCGGGAAATGGATTTATACCACTAGGCAAAAAACTGGCGTAAAAGTCAAAATTCCAATATTACCATTTGCTGAAAGGATAGTTGAAAAATATAAGCAGGATCGTAGGGCATTGGATAGAGGAACGGTTTTTCCATATGCCAGCAATCAAAAGCTCAATAAAAACTTGAAAGATATTGCAGCAGCATGTGGACTGAATAAGTACCTGACCTTTCACTTGGCCAGGCATACATTTGCAACAACCATTACTTTACTCAATGGGGTGCCAATAGAAACGGTGAGTAAGGTTTTGGGGCACACTAAAATTACTACAACCCAAATTTATGCGAAAGTAGTAGAGTCCAAGGTCGGAGATGATATGGGTAAATTAAGTGCGATTTTGTCAAGCAAAGAACAAGAGCAGAAGGATGAAAGAATTTCAAATGTTCCACATTAA
- a CDS encoding helix-turn-helix domain-containing protein, producing the protein MNIDFITKQDLMDFKDEFFKELESFMKNQSGTPTKRWLKSYEVRELLGISPGTLQNLRINGTLPFTKVGGLMFYDFEDVRKLMESGK; encoded by the coding sequence ATGAATATTGATTTTATAACAAAACAGGATTTGATGGATTTCAAGGATGAATTTTTTAAAGAATTGGAATCTTTTATGAAGAATCAATCTGGTACTCCCACAAAAAGATGGCTAAAATCTTATGAAGTCCGCGAATTATTAGGAATCTCGCCTGGTACTTTACAGAATCTAAGGATTAATGGAACATTACCATTTACTAAAGTAGGAGGCTTGATGTTTTATGACTTTGAGGATGTGAGGAAATTGATGGAAAGTGGGAAATGA
- a CDS encoding response regulator transcription factor — MKKILIVEDDAELSKNIADALTVEGFEVVPVFDGLLASRLMRRESYNCVLMDINLPGWNGFELCKYFRKFDQHTPILVLTAFNELEDKVMGYEAGADDYLTKPFYMKELLMKVQVLLKRGQFIKEGKALDEIVVAGALRLDRKNKEVFHKDVRVDLTPREFQILEALLDANGSPVSKSTLVKKIWGTSMDISSSTNTIEVYINFLRNKLDKPFGKQSIRTKVGFGYYYKD; from the coding sequence ATGAAAAAAATACTAATTGTTGAGGATGATGCTGAACTGAGCAAAAATATTGCTGATGCCCTTACTGTTGAAGGGTTTGAGGTTGTTCCGGTGTTCGATGGGCTGCTTGCCTCTAGGTTGATGCGACGTGAATCGTATAATTGTGTACTGATGGACATTAACCTTCCAGGGTGGAACGGGTTCGAACTCTGTAAGTATTTTAGGAAATTTGACCAGCACACTCCCATATTGGTGTTGACCGCTTTCAACGAACTGGAAGATAAGGTGATGGGATACGAAGCCGGAGCGGATGATTACCTGACTAAGCCGTTTTACATGAAGGAGTTGTTGATGAAAGTCCAGGTGCTGCTGAAAAGAGGACAGTTTATCAAAGAGGGAAAGGCATTGGATGAGATCGTTGTAGCGGGAGCGTTGAGGCTTGATCGCAAAAATAAGGAAGTGTTTCACAAGGACGTCAGGGTCGACCTAACGCCCCGTGAGTTCCAAATCCTGGAGGCCTTGTTGGATGCAAATGGCAGCCCAGTAAGCAAATCAACCTTGGTGAAAAAGATCTGGGGAACTTCTATGGATATTTCTTCCTCTACCAATACCATTGAAGTATACATCAATTTTTTAAGGAATAAACTGGACAAGCCCTTTGGAAAGCAATCCATTAGAACTAAGGTAGGCTTTGGCTATTATTACAAAGATTAA